TGATCACCCAAGATCACAGTGCTTGGATCAAGAATGCATACTCAAGAAAGCCAGAACTACTATGAAGACAGAGAGAGCTGCCCTTACCAAGTGATGAACTATGTTGATCTTACCATACATCTTCAGCCCGTTGGTTACTGCTAGAATGTGTATCCCAACCAATCCAATCAACAACAAGTAAAAGGCCAGCCATGCCTTTCGCGCCACAAAAACAGCAGAAACAGTGGTCAGAAATCCGCACGCAACCATACCGATAGCTATCCAAGCCGGAATATTCTTAGCTTTTACCTGAATTATTCCTGCAAATACGGTAAAAGCTCCATAGAAACCAGCCAGAAGAGCTGCAATAAGTACTAACATACTCACCTCCCGCCTCCTCACCGAGTTAAGCGATAAAGAAATCTGGATATGCGACAGGAATCTTGCACTAGTCTACCGACCATTTCGCGCTAAGACAACCACGGCCCGTATGGGGGTCGCGTCTTGCATTTCAACACTAGATTCTAATAGTTATTCGCATTTACTGCCCTTGTGCACGAAATTACCATTTCCAGAAATATGAGACCGCCGGACCATAGCTTCCTTTACCCAGCCAGGGAAAGGTAAAACCTCGGTGCGGAAAATCGCTTGTAAAACTTTGAAGGCGGGACAGGCTCACCTCGCTAAAGCCAGGAAGTAACCAACGCGTTGCCCGCTGGAGTTGCGATATACTGATGCAGGCTGTAGTCTATCTTTTATGTTCGGCCTCTAACGTGAGTAGTGGAGGTGAGTATCATGCGAAACTACCGGTTTTCCGTTGTTATCGAGAAGGACAAGGATGGATACTATGCGTTTTGCCCAGAGTTACAGGGGTGCTACACTCAAGGCGACACTTATGAAGAGGCATTAGCCAACATCAAAGACGCCATCCGCTTGCATGTGGAAGACCGTCTGGCAAGTGGGGAAGAGATCCCAGAAGGGGTTTCCATCAGCCTTACTTCTTTGGAAGTAACTGTATGACGAATGATAGGTTACCGCGACTTACCGCGGCTGAAGTGATTAAAGCGCTGAAGCGTGCTGGGTTCTCTCTTGCCCGTCAAAGTGGGAGTCACAAGTTGTACAAGGATAAAGAGGGCAAAAGGGTGA
This portion of the Candidatus Bipolaricaulota bacterium genome encodes:
- a CDS encoding type II toxin-antitoxin system HicB family antitoxin translates to MRNYRFSVVIEKDKDGYYAFCPELQGCYTQGDTYEEALANIKDAIRLHVEDRLASGEEIPEGVSISLTSLEVTV
- a CDS encoding type II toxin-antitoxin system HicA family toxin; translated protein: MTNDRLPRLTAAEVIKALKRAGFSLARQSGSHKLYKDKEGKRVTVPYRSGRILHPKVLKSILRDAELTVKELKDLLE